The DNA sequence gagagaaaaagtaagaaagagcaaagtaggtgtgaaaaaatgtgttgacttttactaaaaaaggaaatgactatATCACTAGAACGTGCCAAAATGACTCTAtaactatggaacggagggagtagtcaTAAAAAAGTACGTCCCCCAAATATtatcccactttgacccgacatgagttttaaaaaatgtaacgAAAAATgagtagaaaaagttagtggaatatgggttctacttttatatattactcccttcgtcccactttaggagtcccagttgagttcgacacgtgttttaagaaatgtaaagaaaagctGATGAAAAaggatagtggaatgtgggtcctacttttatatactacttccgtccccaaaaatttgtcccactttgacctgatacgggttttaaaaaatataatgaaaagtgaattgaaaaagttagtggagtatgagtcctacttttatatattagttttataataaaatgtgagtaggaatgagttagtggaatatgagatccactacaaaaaatggtaaaaagtgaaatggaacaaattttgggggacggacgaaaatagaaaaaatgggacaagttttcagggacggaggtagtattagttttataataaaatgtgagtggaatgtgagacctattaccaattatggaaCATTCCAACCGAGACTCCATAAGTGGGAcatccaaaaatggtaaatcgagactcctaaaatgggacggagggattagttttgtaataaaatgtgagtaggatttaggaatgagttagtggaataatgagatccactataaaaaatggtaaaaagtgaaatgagacaaattttcagggacggaccgaaatggtaaactgggacaaactttcagggacggaccgaaatggtaaactgagacaaactttcagggacggaggtagtatcaaataaaaatacgactctatccgtcccacaaaaataaagatattttccagTTTGCgatgtcccataaaaatatctcatttttttggtaacttccttctctctaataagggggatctcattatccactaacaatactatgattatttttttctttctatcttctctcactttaccaattatgcgtTAATTCTCATGTCATCCCTAactcttcatatttttatgaaaccGAGGGAGAGTGTaatgcaacaaaataatgaaaatgtgGCTTCTCAGCAGCCCGATTACAATGCTGTCACACCCACACACATGCAAACttgaattacaatttacaTCTATCCACTATTCAGATTGCTGACTTTGTTTGAATCTGACTTTCTTTTGCTGTATTTTCATGTATTCCAGGGAACTCCAGTCATCAGTTAAATGCTGAAAAGGTGGTGATATAGCAGAGCACCAGATGAAGGTAGGAAGGAAAACATGGAgctctattaattaatttaattacacataTAGTTGTGAATATCTTGGGATCATGTAAATAGACTCTGTTATTCTGTTGATGAAATTATTGTTGGAGATTTTGTACAAAATTGGTTCATATGCCTGGCACAAACCCAGTAGAGTCACAAATGTTTCATATCTAAAATCCACAAAGCTTAATATCAGAACAACTATAGATAATGATTGATATCCGACAAAGTATAAATTAGTCCATTATGCAAATATCATTCTTTATGACATCAAATTTTGGCATTTCCTAGTGTGCAGAACTAGCTAAATGTTATTACAAGCAATAAACTCTGTAAAGTTGAACTTGAAAGATGATTTGTGTCTCAAGTCTCAACTACAGTGAAATTAAAAACTGACTTAGCAAGCATCAAATGTAAATGAAACACAATCACCATCTATTAAGACATTAAagtaatcaaaatcaaagagaAGAACTTATGGCATTATTTTGCTATTGATTGTTGGTAAAATCTCTCATCACTTCCACGATACAGAAAGTTGCAAGAGAAAAGAAGTTAGCCACCTGGGCCTCAATGTTTGGATTAAACAAAAGACATACAATTGACTGTAACAGTCTAGCTGGAGAAAAGGTTAATAACCCAATGAACACACCTGATCGACATGCAAACACATCTCACATATATCATCTTGCTGGATAAACATGATTACCTGCAGGGACGAAAATCAGAATAAGTGAACCAAATATCTTCATATTGATAAACTAGGTTACAATAATAAGCAGGATCACTCCCATCTACATGTGGAAAGAGAAACTGTTTCTTGGTGacattttaattgttcatgCTACCCCACAAGTTATCTATCAGCATCAGTGACAGTGAGTGGATACATTTTGTGTTTAgtcttttatttcttctacGACACCTTacaaagtttaaaattatttagaacAAAGCATTGTGATGGTCAAACAGAGCTTTTCTTCCAAATATACACAGACCTATATCTAATTTACTCACATCCACACTTTTCAAAACCAAACACGGCTTAGCATTTATCAGCAGCCACAAGTTATTCAAAAAGGTGTCTGTAGACACCCATCACCATGTTCTGAGTCTCCAACATCAGCTGGAAATAATCCagcaaactaattttttaggGAACACTTTAAGGTTTGCTTCTTCTTGTTGTTCCTTTCTTAAACCtcaatcattttatatatacagtTCAGAACCTCAAACTAGAGACTGAAAAAACAATttcaaagagaaaataaaacattaagtagtactcctatttaacTAGAAGTGAATCTCAAGCTTAAGTTAAGGGTTGGTCTCGACCATTCAATGCACCTCCATGAAACTTAATCTAAGTAACCTTGACGAGCAACTCTGTGAAGTATCTACAATTAAAATGTAGTGCTTGCATagcatttgaatttttcaatgGCATAACAAGCAAGAACCCTAATCTCAGTCCAGAGCTTAATCCAGCTAGTTTCAAAGaagtactaaaatataatctcAATCACGAAAACTAAAGGGGATAATgaagtactagtaattaacaGAAGATCTCACATTATTCAAATCGGAGACTCTCGAGTCCATCCACCGTCAATTCAATCGGCAGTCGCCTCCACCTTCGGACCTAAGGcaaccaaaaattgaaacaaaattaaactcaCCAAACACACCAGCAAAAAACGAAATCACACCACAAACTAATCGGAAAAATCAGCAAACCGTGGAAGACGTGGGGGCGGTGGTCCTTGCCCCAGCCGATTCCGCGGGTGGATTCGAGATACTGGTGGACGAGGTGGCGGCATTTCTGGAGATGATTGATGCCTTCAACTCGGTAGCACCATTTGACCTTCTCCCTCAGGATCTTAGCCTTCTCGATGTCGATCCACTTCTCCCTGACGAGATACTCCCTCATCTCCAGCATCGCCACCGGGTCCTTGTAGGGGTTCTCCGGGTCGAAGTCGTCCGGCGGGCCGTCGTGCACCAGCGTCGCCCCCTTCTTCCGCCCCATTTTTCTGACCTAGGGTTGATTAATTGGGATCGATTTCAATGGAGTGAAGACTGAAAATTGAATCAACTGTTTAGAATTAGATACAGACGTATCGATGTGAGAGCACAACCCAAATAATGGGCTTTCCAATGTGAACGAATCCAAAgcccattttttataatgggTGATAACTAAATGGGCTTTTCGATGAAGCCcattttaatatgattatAGTTGGAACTGAGatttacactttttttttggttaaaatCTTTATGGATTTGTGTGTTTTTACAATGGCCCATTTGATACGATATAATGTCATGTCAGTTTATTATTGACTGGGAGTCCAATattaagtactactccatatcCCAATTGCGAAAAAACTAATGTTATTTCCTCAGTATTGAAATAAAAGGGtaaattgtttgaaaaattGTAAAGTCTGATAAAATCTTGctcaatttttagaaataactAATTACAtcataactttgatattatattacaactaagaaagatgagaattcacaaaggaataaaataatgttgCATTCCTTAATCCTTAGTACTTCCGCCGTTTCTAAACTGTATCAACCTTTGGTTCaccacgagttttaatgcataattagaaaaataagagagacatagaaagaaaaagtttttaaaattttgttagtgGAGAAAGGGTCcatcacctcattagagataaagaagtttctaaaattagaaagttcatacttttcagggatagactaaaaatgaaatagttcatatttttcggggacggatggagtagtattaaaataagagtgtattagtatttgaaaagataaatatcATGGGCATTTTTGGAATTTATAGGCATTCTTTGCATCATTTACCTTCCATTTTGTATTATGAAATTGGAAGTGTGTTGGAATTTGAATTGAGttagatttaaatttataatataggagtattataatttgttttcaaataaTGTGTATATTCAGTTTTGTACTGTGGGTGTTGCGTATGTATGTAGTATGTACTAATACTATGTGTGTTTAGAAGATGctcaatttttgaaatttcaaatcgTGGAGTCGAGagagtatttaaaattgaaatttattttcaaatctaaatatttttattaaatatattaaatttgaaattaaatgctgtaaatatatttaaatcaacACTGTCAATTCTATGTGATAGTACTAAATAAATccttaataattataattgccAGAGTCCACGAAATCATTGTGCTACAAATCAAATCATCGTATGGTTCctttccaaaattattttcaataatattcGTGGCTCATGAATAATATAGATTGCTATTGGCTACATTTTGTTGTACTGTTATCTTCAAAGTTCAAATATGTGGTCTTCATGATATAAATAGATGATGTTATGGACTCATCTGTGTAACAGTTTGCTATGcctttattgaattttttagacTTGTCGGGTATGCTAAAGTGTCCAATGATGCACACGACTTTTTTTTCGTAATCGATTTGAGAATGTTGCatcaccaaaaataataataattgctCCTATTATCTAGGAAAcctttataattttctttgaaaaacAGCATCTGTTTTTCATAGTGGCGCCTTCAAATCATCAGTCATACTACTTATAGCGAGAAaacaatttcattattatcAGACAAATATGTAATCATTTTCAGAATTTCATGGGAATTATTTTCGAATCCAACTAAAAAGtgtgcattttatttttatgtagagttttttttttcaatatataaagtgattctctgaatattttttattgaggAACTTACGCCTCAAACTGAAGCAAATTATCATATAGTGATGATATAGATGATTATATTTTACgtgaatttgaatataatattcataatttgttTACAATgaagtttaattatttctttaaaatgaTCAATAATGGTTCATGTACACTTGTGTAagtttgaatttcaaatttttttaaaagaagtGTGTTACTAGCTGATTAGTTATACTTTATCGCAAAGTTATTGAGTTTCACACTTCGAATAGGGAAATTGTGACCACACGTATTAGTAGAAATATTGAAGCTCGCTCGCAGGGGCTTAGCGCAGTTGGTTTTGGGGGAGCAGATATTGCTACAAGAAGTTGGGTTTGAATCCCACTACTGGCGTGTTGGAGCTTCCATCTCTCAGGCACAAGTGTGAGGCCTTGAGAGATGGGCTCCTGTAAGGACAGTGGGTTGAAGGCCTCCTCTCTAACGGGCCGCTGTGTACCCTGATTGAACCCCCTCACAAACTGTCGGGCCGGGGTGTGGGGGCGGCTGGGGTGACCGCATCACCTTTTGCTACAAGAAATATTGAAGCTCGACCTATCACAATTAGGGCGTGgttgataagttagtaataccaagatagagaattatatatgagcatttataattgtttgatatcataattaagcttaactcaaagccCAATATAAGACAAGGACCCTACccaatcttaccaaaattataactttaaccATGTTTATGTAACCCATCAATTTGTTAAGTTAAgtcatgttatttaatatactatacaaatttagataatttacgttatatcaaacaacaacgaaaaaaaatcatatctttgcatatcttgacatgaagcccgtatttcttatcttattttacatatcttttcatatcccatattttttttatcaaatgagTCCTTACTATAAACTAATTTTAGAGACTTATCTAAACTTATCATAAACATAGataatttacatattaatCACATTGAATACACACAAATTAAATGCACTTGTCatcttaaattttgaaaatctcaTGGTTTGGAGTCCAATgtataaaaacaaatcaacCTTGTGCAATATGTACCACAAATTACCCACTAGTCCGCCTACCAGACCCAAGTGGCTATGcacccttttttatttttataataataataataataataataataataatagataaatcAATATGTACGATTTATTTCTACAAGCTTGCCTAATGactaaataatcataattagtCAATGCCTCATGATTATAACTTGATGATTTATCAACAATAGATAGCAATATTGCAACTAACTGGACCTGCATTGcacaattaacaatttaaactAACTGAAGGTGTGCATACATAGTCATgtaaaaaaagcaaaattcaatctcatcaattttaaaaaaaataaccataaacgtaattttcataaaagaaagagaaaaaaatatctaatacTCCTAGAAAGCAAAATAGACAAATAGTCATCTTCATATGAAGGGCTGTGCTGCATTTGCAGTCTCAACCTCAAACTACTGCAGATAAGATAAGGCACTAATCCATCTATATGTGGTCGCAAAATCAAAATGGCACATCCAACGCCTCACATCCACCGACACCTTACCATGATCAAACCACAGCCCTCCGATGAAAATCCACTCTCACCAATTAGAAACCATCTAGTTCATGGCATTATAAATGGTGGGGGCATCCAACACAGCAGACACATTGAGTGAGAACTTAATTAGAGATATAGAGCAATGGCATCCTCAATGATCTCCACCGCCGCCGTGGCCGCCCGCTCCGCCCCTGCTCAAGCCAGCATGGTGGCTCCTTTCACCGGACTCAAGTCCGTCTCCGCCTTCCCCACCACCCGCAAGACCGCTGACATCACCACCATCACCAACAACGGC is a window from the Salvia hispanica cultivar TCC Black 2014 chromosome 1, UniMelb_Shisp_WGS_1.0, whole genome shotgun sequence genome containing:
- the LOC125205455 gene encoding NADH dehydrogenase [ubiquinone] 1 beta subcomplex subunit 10-B-like gives rise to the protein MGRKKGATLVHDGPPDDFDPENPYKDPVAMLEMREYLVREKWIDIEKAKILREKVKWCYRVEGINHLQKCRHLVHQYLESTRGIGWGKDHRPHVFHGPKVEATAD